A region from the Pontixanthobacter aestiaquae genome encodes:
- a CDS encoding SPOR domain-containing protein, producing the protein MNTVSQPVVQPLPSPDVIRLNTALRSLSRNSQNVNALIEAGEASLAVGDIDAAIGFFGRAEELSPDNPRIKVGLAGAYVRQQRPIEALALFDAAQAAGASTGSLAGDRALAYDLVGDNSAAMGFYRQALSQNDDAETRRRFALSHAIAGDRRAFEAVLAPLIEKQDFSSYRTRAFGLAILGDEEEAIAIAEAVMPQNLSARISPYLRYMPRLTKAQQAAAANFGAFPRAAQIGRDTPQIAQYTGNNAAARNTDARLAPQGEPLGPRVDTTSPRRRPDRGRSALKDTAQPRGSEARAARITRANRTAASDPSSRTVPPRRVMARRDTPADDSRASIGVPEVATETPASSPPLQAADPAGSKSGELTPREVVTTLPAATVAQSARIASVSGVAPTPIERVDTAPSSAGPSPAASLPSPGFDLAKVAENRVVTSDALAGTPVGAVDAEEEAEAKSVADAFASFAEAPQRRATPTGGVDITKIKPPREVEKKPEPKAEPKAPEHPRRFWVQIATGRDRSALKFDWRRISGKAPDILGDLSPFVTSWGESNRLLAGPYPSAKAARNAMNSLKEGGVDSFTFTSPEGQEIDTL; encoded by the coding sequence GTGAACACGGTCTCGCAGCCGGTGGTTCAGCCCTTGCCGTCCCCGGATGTTATCCGTCTCAACACCGCGCTCAGGAGCCTGTCGCGCAATTCGCAAAATGTGAATGCGCTGATCGAGGCGGGTGAAGCGTCGCTTGCGGTCGGCGATATCGACGCGGCCATCGGCTTTTTCGGCCGGGCAGAAGAGCTTTCTCCCGACAATCCGCGGATAAAGGTGGGTCTGGCAGGCGCCTATGTCCGGCAGCAACGACCGATAGAAGCGCTCGCATTGTTCGACGCGGCGCAAGCAGCCGGCGCATCCACCGGATCTCTCGCGGGTGATAGAGCGCTGGCTTACGATTTGGTTGGCGACAATAGCGCAGCGATGGGTTTTTATCGGCAGGCCCTGAGCCAGAATGACGATGCCGAAACGCGCAGACGCTTTGCGCTGAGCCATGCGATCGCGGGGGACCGCAGGGCATTCGAAGCGGTGCTGGCCCCTCTGATCGAGAAGCAAGATTTCTCCTCCTATCGAACCCGTGCGTTCGGCCTGGCAATCCTGGGCGACGAGGAGGAGGCGATTGCCATTGCCGAGGCCGTGATGCCGCAGAATCTCTCTGCCCGGATTTCGCCATATCTGCGCTACATGCCGCGTCTGACCAAGGCCCAGCAGGCTGCAGCGGCCAATTTTGGCGCGTTCCCGCGTGCCGCACAGATTGGCCGAGATACACCGCAAATTGCGCAATATACGGGGAACAATGCCGCTGCGCGCAATACTGATGCGCGCCTGGCCCCACAAGGTGAGCCTCTCGGTCCGCGCGTTGACACAACGAGCCCGCGCCGCCGCCCGGATCGTGGACGCAGCGCGTTAAAGGACACCGCTCAACCGCGAGGGAGCGAGGCCCGAGCAGCGCGGATTACGCGTGCGAACCGGACAGCAGCGTCCGATCCATCATCCCGGACAGTGCCCCCGCGCCGCGTAATGGCGCGCCGCGACACGCCTGCTGACGATTCGCGTGCCTCGATTGGAGTTCCTGAGGTCGCTACGGAGACGCCCGCATCGAGTCCGCCGTTACAGGCAGCCGATCCAGCCGGCAGCAAATCGGGTGAATTGACGCCGAGAGAAGTAGTAACGACACTGCCCGCAGCAACGGTTGCTCAATCAGCTAGGATCGCTTCGGTCTCTGGCGTCGCACCAACGCCGATAGAGCGAGTTGATACCGCGCCTTCGTCTGCCGGGCCATCACCTGCTGCGTCGCTGCCTTCGCCGGGCTTTGATCTGGCAAAAGTCGCGGAGAATCGTGTGGTGACGTCCGATGCGCTCGCTGGCACGCCGGTAGGCGCGGTCGATGCCGAAGAAGAGGCAGAGGCCAAGAGCGTCGCCGACGCGTTCGCAAGCTTCGCGGAGGCCCCACAAAGGCGTGCGACACCCACCGGCGGCGTTGATATCACCAAGATCAAACCGCCGCGCGAAGTTGAGAAGAAGCCGGAGCCCAAAGCCGAACCCAAGGCGCCCGAGCATCCGCGCCGCTTCTGGGTGCAAATTGCCACTGGCCGGGACCGCAGTGCGCTCAAATTCGACTGGCGGCGGATCAGCGGGAAGGCGCCCGACATATTGGGCGATCTTTCGCCCTTCGTAACGTCATGGGGAGAGTCGAATCGTTTGCTTGCGGGTCCGTATCCCAGTGCGAAAGCCGCACGTAATGCGATGAATTCGCTGAAAGAAGGTGGCGTAGACAGCTTTACGTTTACCAGCCCTGAAGGGCAGGAAATCGATACGCTCTGA
- a CDS encoding type III secretion system chaperone family protein yields the protein MRATTHTLSANDDAAPVDMLAALFEARGWPFKAESKEEIAGEIQGSWAKYQLRAIWRAEDNVLQLLCLPDVRVAKEKRSAAVELLALVNEQIWLGHFDVWSKGGVLVYRNGAMLGSDGMLSLDQAQALVETAVEECDRFYPAFQFVLWGDKSPDDALESALVDTSGEA from the coding sequence ATGAGAGCGACAACGCACACTTTGTCAGCCAATGATGACGCTGCGCCGGTAGATATGTTGGCGGCATTGTTCGAGGCGCGTGGGTGGCCGTTCAAGGCAGAATCCAAGGAAGAAATTGCCGGTGAGATCCAAGGCAGCTGGGCAAAGTATCAGCTGCGGGCAATTTGGCGCGCGGAAGACAACGTCCTACAACTGCTTTGTCTGCCCGATGTGCGGGTTGCCAAGGAAAAGCGCAGCGCGGCGGTTGAACTTCTGGCACTGGTCAATGAGCAGATATGGCTCGGTCATTTCGATGTTTGGTCAAAAGGCGGCGTGTTGGTATATCGCAATGGCGCGATGCTGGGGTCAGACGGGATGCTCAGCCTCGATCAGGCACAGGCGCTGGTTGAAACGGCAGTCGAGGAATGCGACCGGTTCTATCCTGCATTTCAATTCGTACTGTGGGGCGACAAATCACCCGATGATGCTCTCGAAAGCGCTCTTGTAGATACCTCGGGCGAGGCTTAG
- a CDS encoding pyrroline-5-carboxylate reductase family protein, with the protein MAFDKILIVGFGTMTGAMVEGWLAAGSDPSRFEVYHPRTGEVAHGLKVHNKWPTGHFDAVLLGVKPHMVDDVAEGLEPILGPDTVLISVLAGNELESYTLRFPRAAGIVRFMPNLAAALRKSPNALIAAGLSDEHRDAVTQLASDIGTAEWLGNEAHFDLVTALAGSGPGFVYRFTDALASGAASLGLPEDQAARLAVAMVEGAGALSAASEYSPKELAQRVASPGGMTQKGLDVLDKSGALNALMTETLRAARDRGAEMAEAARGENRKNG; encoded by the coding sequence ATGGCATTCGACAAAATTTTGATCGTTGGGTTCGGCACCATGACTGGTGCGATGGTGGAGGGGTGGCTTGCCGCCGGCAGCGATCCTTCGCGCTTCGAGGTCTACCATCCGCGAACAGGTGAAGTTGCGCACGGGCTGAAGGTTCATAATAAATGGCCGACAGGACATTTCGATGCTGTGCTGCTGGGTGTGAAGCCACATATGGTCGATGATGTCGCAGAGGGCCTAGAGCCCATTTTGGGACCAGATACTGTTCTGATTTCAGTTCTCGCTGGTAATGAATTGGAGAGCTACACATTGCGGTTCCCGCGCGCAGCCGGAATTGTCCGCTTTATGCCCAATCTGGCGGCGGCGCTGCGTAAATCGCCCAATGCGCTGATCGCTGCCGGCCTGTCAGACGAGCATCGGGATGCTGTCACTCAGCTCGCCAGCGATATCGGCACAGCGGAGTGGCTTGGGAATGAGGCGCATTTTGATCTGGTCACTGCACTTGCCGGATCGGGTCCGGGCTTTGTTTATCGGTTCACCGATGCACTTGCGTCGGGAGCAGCCAGCCTCGGCCTGCCGGAAGATCAGGCGGCCCGCCTCGCTGTTGCTATGGTGGAGGGGGCCGGGGCACTTTCGGCCGCATCGGAATATTCCCCGAAAGAGCTTGCCCAGCGTGTCGCCAGCCCTGGCGGAATGACGCAAAAAGGCCTTGATGTGCTCGATAAGAGCGGCGCTTTGAATGCTCTCATGACCGAGACTTTACGCGCCGCAAGAGACCGCGGAGCCGAGATGGCCGAGGCTGCACGCGGCGAAAATCGGAAAAATGGTTAA
- a CDS encoding Bax inhibitor-1/YccA family protein, whose protein sequence is MANWNEPRGDRTDFGTTPGSYGEVADNTVMDQGLRKHMLSIYNYMASGVLLTGIVALAAVATGVTQAIFGTGLWFVVALSPLAFVLFMSFGANKFSAGALQVMFWSFATVMGVSMSTIFLQFSADSIAVTFFATAGAFAGLSLWGYTTKKDLSGFGSFLIMGVVGLIIASLLNAFLIGSPGLELAIAAIGVLIFAGLTAYDTQRLKAEYFHFRGTEWAQKSIILGALSLYLDFINMFMFLLRFLGSRE, encoded by the coding sequence ATGGCTAATTGGAACGAACCTCGGGGCGATCGCACCGACTTCGGTACGACGCCGGGTAGTTATGGCGAAGTCGCCGATAACACCGTAATGGATCAGGGCCTGCGCAAGCATATGCTCTCGATCTATAATTACATGGCATCAGGCGTGCTGCTGACAGGTATTGTCGCGCTCGCTGCTGTTGCGACGGGCGTAACTCAGGCGATCTTTGGGACTGGCCTCTGGTTTGTGGTCGCGCTTTCTCCACTGGCTTTTGTCCTGTTCATGAGTTTTGGTGCAAACAAGTTTAGCGCCGGTGCCTTGCAAGTGATGTTCTGGTCGTTTGCGACAGTGATGGGCGTGTCGATGTCCACCATCTTTCTACAATTCAGCGCTGATTCCATTGCGGTGACATTCTTCGCAACAGCGGGTGCGTTTGCGGGTCTCAGCCTGTGGGGATACACCACGAAGAAAGACCTGTCCGGCTTCGGCAGCTTCCTGATTATGGGTGTCGTCGGCCTGATTATTGCATCGCTGCTTAACGCATTCCTGATTGGTTCGCCCGGTCTGGAACTGGCGATCGCGGCGATTGGAGTGCTGATTTTCGCGGGTCTCACAGCTTATGATACACAGCGCTTGAAAGCTGAATATTTCCACTTCCGCGGCACCGAATGGGCGCAGAAGTCGATCATTCTCGGCGCGCTGAGCCTGTATCTCGACTTTATCAATATGTTTATGTTCCTGCTGCGCTTTCTGGGAAGCCGCGAATAA
- the obgE gene encoding GTPase ObgE, which translates to MHFLDQAKIYLQSGQGGPGAVSFRREKYVEYGGPDGGNGGKGGDIIFEAEQGLNTLIDFRYAQHFKAKRGGHGMGRDRTGGGADDLVIKVPVGTQVLSEDKEEILADFTEVGQQVVFLEGGKGGRGNASYKSSTNRAPRQHQPGEPAEEMWVWLRLKLLADVGLLGLPNAGKSTFINQITNAKAKVGAYAFTTLVPKLGVVHHKGREFVIADIPGLIEGASDGAGIGDRFLGHIERCRVLIHLVDIAGPDPAEAMKTVQDELAAHGEGLVDKPQLIALNKTDLADGELVAGFAEELAQAGAERVFAVSGATGDGMEELLNAVLSYLPDRTSTETNAAEEETVDEEKPWSPI; encoded by the coding sequence ATGCACTTTCTCGACCAAGCCAAGATATACCTGCAGTCCGGCCAAGGCGGCCCGGGGGCTGTTAGCTTTCGGCGTGAGAAATATGTCGAATATGGCGGCCCGGATGGCGGCAATGGCGGCAAAGGCGGCGATATCATTTTCGAGGCCGAGCAAGGCCTGAATACGCTGATTGATTTCCGCTATGCGCAGCATTTCAAAGCCAAACGCGGCGGCCATGGTATGGGCCGCGACCGCACAGGTGGCGGTGCGGATGATCTGGTCATCAAAGTACCGGTCGGCACGCAGGTTCTGTCGGAAGACAAGGAAGAGATTCTCGCTGACTTCACCGAAGTAGGGCAGCAGGTTGTGTTTCTTGAAGGCGGCAAAGGTGGTCGCGGCAATGCGAGTTACAAAAGCTCGACAAATCGTGCGCCTCGCCAGCATCAGCCTGGGGAGCCTGCCGAGGAAATGTGGGTCTGGCTGCGGCTGAAACTGCTTGCCGATGTCGGCCTATTGGGCCTGCCCAATGCGGGTAAATCGACTTTCATCAACCAGATCACCAATGCCAAGGCCAAAGTCGGCGCATACGCCTTTACCACGCTGGTTCCCAAGCTCGGCGTGGTACATCACAAGGGCCGCGAGTTTGTGATCGCGGATATTCCTGGTCTGATCGAGGGCGCATCCGATGGGGCGGGGATCGGCGACCGGTTCCTCGGCCATATTGAACGCTGCCGCGTGTTGATCCATCTGGTCGATATCGCCGGACCAGATCCGGCAGAAGCGATGAAAACGGTCCAAGACGAACTTGCCGCGCATGGCGAAGGCTTGGTCGACAAACCACAGCTCATTGCCCTCAACAAGACCGATCTGGCCGATGGCGAGCTGGTTGCGGGGTTCGCAGAAGAACTCGCACAAGCGGGTGCAGAGCGCGTGTTCGCTGTGTCCGGCGCTACAGGTGATGGGATGGAGGAATTACTGAACGCAGTCCTGTCCTACCTGCCTGATCGCACTTCGACAGAGACCAATGCAGCTGAAGAAGAAACGGTTGACGAAGAGAAGCCTTGGTCGCCCATTTGA
- the proB gene encoding glutamate 5-kinase translates to MTIDTLGGLTNSDQCSTLVLKIGSALLVNADGDPRRAWLDGLVSEIAEMRARGQNVIVVSSGAIALGAARLKMPKGGRASLSDAQASASVGQIALARLWSDVLEGHDIPAAQMLVTLDDLEERKRYLNASSTLSRLREAGVVAVVNENDSVATEEIRFGDNDRLAARIGQAAGADAVLLLSDVDGLYDRDPDEAEAKLIATVEGVSPEIIAMATVESSSGMGSGGMLAKLQAARIAERAGITLAIINGTQDRPIAAAIKADRGTLFLPQRSDTARKAWLGGRLAPEGVLTVDGGCVEALGNGASLLAAGLTEVEGEFERGALVSIHGSKGERLGQGLVEYSADECRAILGLREGDQAAKLGYTPRAAVVHRDHMVHL, encoded by the coding sequence ATGACAATCGACACTCTTGGCGGATTAACCAATTCGGATCAGTGCAGCACGCTGGTCCTGAAAATCGGATCGGCGTTACTGGTCAATGCTGATGGCGACCCGCGCCGCGCGTGGCTTGACGGGTTGGTTAGTGAAATCGCAGAAATGCGCGCGCGCGGGCAGAATGTCATTGTCGTTAGCTCGGGCGCGATTGCGCTTGGCGCGGCCCGGTTGAAAATGCCGAAGGGCGGCCGGGCTAGCCTGTCGGATGCACAGGCTTCGGCTTCGGTGGGCCAAATTGCACTCGCCAGGCTTTGGTCCGACGTGCTCGAAGGGCACGATATTCCTGCGGCACAGATGCTGGTGACGCTCGACGATCTCGAAGAACGAAAACGCTATCTGAACGCTTCCTCGACATTGTCGCGCTTGCGTGAGGCGGGGGTAGTGGCCGTGGTAAACGAGAATGACAGCGTCGCGACCGAAGAAATCCGTTTTGGTGACAATGATCGGTTGGCTGCACGGATTGGGCAGGCAGCGGGTGCGGATGCTGTTCTGCTGCTCTCAGATGTTGATGGTCTGTATGATCGCGACCCGGATGAAGCTGAAGCGAAATTGATCGCAACGGTAGAGGGCGTGTCGCCAGAGATCATCGCGATGGCGACCGTGGAATCGTCGTCTGGCATGGGTTCCGGAGGGATGCTGGCGAAATTGCAGGCTGCTCGTATTGCGGAGCGTGCGGGGATCACACTGGCAATCATCAATGGTACGCAAGACAGACCGATCGCCGCAGCGATTAAGGCGGACCGCGGAACGCTGTTTCTACCGCAACGCAGTGATACGGCGCGCAAAGCTTGGCTTGGCGGAAGGTTGGCCCCCGAAGGCGTACTGACCGTAGATGGGGGATGTGTCGAAGCGCTGGGGAACGGTGCAAGCTTGCTTGCTGCGGGTCTGACCGAAGTAGAAGGGGAATTTGAACGCGGTGCCCTTGTCAGCATCCATGGCTCGAAAGGAGAGCGGTTGGGGCAGGGGCTTGTCGAATATTCCGCCGATGAATGCCGTGCGATCCTTGGCTTGCGCGAAGGTGATCAGGCGGCGAAGCTGGGCTATACGCCGCGCGCCGCCGTGGTCCATCGCGACCATATGGTGCACCTGTGA